The following coding sequences are from one Scomber japonicus isolate fScoJap1 chromosome 3, fScoJap1.pri, whole genome shotgun sequence window:
- the vamp3 gene encoding vesicle-associated membrane protein 3, whose translation MSATGPEGAGAASGNRRLQHTQAQVDEVVDIMRVNVDKVLERDQKLSELDDRADALQAGASQFETSAAKLKRKYWWKNCKMWAILIAVIVIIIIIIIIWSYS comes from the exons GTCAGCCACCGGTCCAGAAGGTGCGGGCGCAGCGTCAGGCAACAGGCGCTTGCAGCATACGCAGGCCCAGGTGGATGAG gtGGTGGATATAATGCGTGTCAATGTGGACAAAGTGCTGGAACGAGACCAGAAGCTGTCTGAACTGGATGACAGAGCAGACGCACTGCAGGCTGGAGCCTCCCAGTTCGAGACCAGTGCTGCTAAACTGAAAAGAAAGTACTGGTGGAAGAACTGCAAG ATGTGGGCCATTCTGATAGCTGTCATagtgatcatcatcatcatcattatta TTTGGAGTTACTCTTAA